In Rhodococcus rhodochrous, a single genomic region encodes these proteins:
- a CDS encoding SWIM zinc finger family protein, translating to MARGNVRRYGTARRIDGGIEARTKRGAIGRSWWSKELISAMEEVAEKGRLTRGRAYARAGQVISMRLEPGAAVGEVQGSQLTPFTSAVRVRTLDEDAVGELVSLVRSSPGMLARLAAGILPEELGSSLLPRRAGELDFDCTCPDDSWPCKHAAAVAYLLAEHVDDQPLAVLTLRGLDLATLIGGVDEADADDDAAASQDFYGDDTELPELPAERFRPALDDLDPMLLRRALRAGGTDEAVVIRGITDLEDLYRRMR from the coding sequence ATGGCACGGGGCAACGTACGCCGCTACGGCACGGCCCGCCGGATCGACGGTGGCATCGAGGCGCGCACCAAGCGGGGCGCGATCGGCCGAAGCTGGTGGTCGAAGGAACTGATCTCGGCGATGGAGGAGGTCGCCGAGAAGGGGCGACTGACGCGGGGCCGTGCCTACGCGCGCGCCGGTCAGGTGATCTCCATGCGACTCGAACCCGGTGCGGCCGTCGGCGAGGTGCAGGGCAGCCAGCTCACACCGTTCACCTCGGCGGTGCGGGTGCGGACGCTCGACGAGGACGCGGTGGGTGAACTCGTGTCGCTGGTCCGCTCGTCGCCGGGCATGCTGGCGCGACTCGCGGCGGGCATCCTCCCCGAAGAGCTGGGATCCTCCCTGCTGCCGCGACGCGCGGGTGAACTCGATTTCGACTGCACGTGCCCCGACGACTCGTGGCCCTGCAAGCACGCTGCGGCCGTTGCCTACCTGCTCGCAGAACACGTCGACGACCAGCCGCTCGCGGTCCTGACCCTGCGCGGACTGGACCTCGCGACGCTGATCGGGGGTGTCGACGAAGCGGATGCCGACGACGACGCGGCCGCGTCGCAGGACTTCTACGGTGACGACACCGAGTTGCCCGAGTTGCCCGCGGAGCGGTTCCGCCCGGCCCTCGATGACCTCGATCCGATGCTGCTGCGCCGCGCCTTGCGGGCCGGTGGAACCGACGAAGCCGTGGTGATCCGCGGGATCACCGACCTCGAGGATCTCTACCGCCGCATGCGCTGA
- a CDS encoding DEAD/DEAH box helicase, translating to MLHGLWSPGSGLMLWWDPAAEPDPDALPSALRRWIDRPFRHRVTLTLPTDTEPSTLPAVAVAPADAAELLLDMPRRPGGVGGDLRYLAHVARGIERWAQAGRVAPELVRVEKQWWARWRLLGGEKTRAWSAELAAAMSPAQRQLGRPVELLDDLCRELTDPIVRTLHGSSTSLHPLVAALAECSPHPRGTQRMADALEEWRASLAGYEPDLVLRLVEPDDADDAVGADSVWRLEVCLRPEGQSPTPLPVEDTDPHLLQIGVRKLGIALQAYPRLQDVPRDPDSLDLLLPTPVVVDLVEHGARELEAAGIAVLLPRAWTRVDPSLRLQVDSPVAPVSADDSVVGMSAIVSYEWQLAVGDMLLTQSEMEELVAANSDLVKLRGKWVRADSEALARAARYVTAHSAEDATLGSLFAQFTGDDAPPAEVTEISASGWVEMLLDGQAHPESVPVPAGLNAELRPYQQRGLDWLAFMSRLGLGAVLADDMGLGKTIQVLALLAHERESGLRKAPTLLVCPMSVVGNWQREAERFVPDLRVHVHHGAQRLSGPALAAAAADHDLVVTTYAIAARDVAQLATLTWQRVVLDEAQHVKNTATAQSRATRAVPAAHRIALTGTPVENRLEELRAILDFANPSLLGSAASFRARFAVPIERDHDAVAAARLRALSAPFVMRRVKTDPDVISDLPEKFEQTVRANLTAEQAALYRAVVDDMMRRIRDKEGMARKGAVLAALTRLKQVCNHPAHYLSDGSPVLRRGRHRSGKLGLVEDIVESVLADGEKVLLFTQFREFGELVVPYLEERFATTVPFLHGGVSKSRRDAMVAGFQGEGGPPIMVLSLKAGGTGLNLTAANHVVHLDRWWNPAVENQATDRAFRIGQRRDVQVRKLVCVGTVEERIDEMLTGKQELAEIVVGAGENWITELSTDQLQSLLTLGDDAVGD from the coding sequence ATGTTGCACGGGCTGTGGTCACCGGGATCCGGCCTGATGCTGTGGTGGGACCCCGCCGCAGAGCCCGATCCCGACGCGCTGCCGTCTGCGCTGCGCCGGTGGATCGACCGCCCGTTCCGCCATCGCGTCACCCTCACCCTCCCCACGGACACCGAGCCGAGCACGCTGCCCGCCGTCGCGGTCGCACCGGCGGACGCAGCCGAGCTCCTGCTCGACATGCCGCGCCGTCCCGGGGGCGTCGGCGGCGACCTGCGATATCTCGCGCACGTCGCCCGCGGCATCGAGAGGTGGGCGCAGGCCGGCCGCGTCGCACCGGAACTCGTGCGTGTCGAGAAGCAGTGGTGGGCGCGGTGGCGCCTGCTCGGTGGTGAGAAGACGCGGGCGTGGTCCGCCGAACTCGCGGCGGCGATGTCGCCTGCGCAGCGACAGCTCGGACGACCCGTCGAGCTCCTCGACGATCTGTGCCGCGAACTGACCGATCCGATCGTGCGCACCCTCCACGGCTCGTCGACCTCGCTGCACCCGCTCGTCGCCGCACTGGCCGAGTGCAGCCCCCACCCCCGCGGGACCCAGCGCATGGCCGACGCGCTCGAGGAATGGCGTGCCAGCCTCGCCGGATACGAACCCGACCTCGTGCTGCGCCTCGTCGAGCCGGACGACGCCGACGACGCGGTCGGAGCCGACTCCGTCTGGCGGCTCGAGGTGTGCCTGCGTCCGGAGGGACAGTCCCCGACGCCGCTGCCCGTCGAGGACACCGACCCTCATCTGCTCCAGATCGGCGTGCGCAAGCTCGGGATCGCACTCCAGGCCTATCCCCGTCTGCAGGACGTGCCCCGCGACCCCGACAGTCTCGACCTGCTGCTGCCCACCCCGGTCGTCGTCGACCTCGTCGAGCACGGCGCCCGCGAACTCGAGGCCGCGGGCATCGCCGTGTTGCTGCCGCGTGCTTGGACCCGGGTCGATCCGTCCCTGCGTCTGCAGGTCGACTCGCCCGTCGCCCCCGTGAGCGCCGACGACAGCGTCGTCGGGATGAGCGCGATCGTCTCGTACGAATGGCAGCTCGCCGTCGGCGACATGCTGCTCACCCAGTCGGAGATGGAAGAGCTCGTCGCGGCCAACAGCGACCTGGTCAAGCTGCGCGGCAAGTGGGTCCGGGCCGACTCCGAGGCGCTGGCCCGCGCGGCCCGGTACGTCACGGCGCATTCCGCCGAGGATGCGACCCTCGGGTCGTTGTTCGCCCAGTTCACCGGCGACGATGCGCCGCCCGCGGAGGTCACCGAGATCTCCGCGTCCGGCTGGGTCGAGATGCTGCTCGACGGGCAGGCCCACCCCGAGTCCGTCCCCGTGCCGGCGGGACTGAACGCCGAACTGCGTCCCTACCAGCAGCGCGGCCTCGACTGGCTCGCGTTCATGAGCCGGCTCGGCCTCGGCGCCGTGCTCGCCGACGACATGGGCCTGGGCAAGACCATCCAGGTCCTCGCGCTGCTCGCCCACGAACGCGAGTCGGGGCTGCGGAAGGCGCCGACACTGCTCGTCTGCCCGATGTCCGTGGTGGGCAACTGGCAGCGCGAGGCCGAACGGTTCGTGCCCGACCTGCGGGTGCACGTCCACCACGGTGCCCAGCGGCTGAGCGGGCCGGCACTCGCCGCCGCTGCGGCCGACCACGATCTCGTGGTGACGACCTACGCCATCGCCGCCCGGGACGTCGCGCAGCTTGCGACCCTGACCTGGCAACGCGTGGTCCTCGACGAGGCCCAGCACGTGAAGAACACCGCGACGGCGCAGTCCCGTGCCACGCGCGCCGTGCCCGCCGCGCACCGGATCGCGCTCACCGGTACACCGGTGGAGAACCGTCTCGAGGAACTGCGCGCGATCCTGGACTTCGCGAATCCGTCCCTGCTCGGCAGTGCGGCATCCTTCCGTGCCCGGTTCGCGGTGCCGATCGAGCGCGACCACGACGCCGTCGCCGCGGCGCGGTTGCGGGCACTGTCCGCACCGTTCGTGATGCGCCGCGTCAAGACCGATCCCGACGTGATCTCCGATCTGCCCGAGAAGTTCGAGCAGACCGTGCGCGCCAACCTCACGGCCGAGCAGGCCGCCCTCTACCGGGCCGTGGTGGACGACATGATGCGCCGGATCCGCGACAAGGAGGGCATGGCCCGCAAGGGTGCGGTGCTCGCGGCGCTGACCCGGCTCAAGCAGGTGTGCAACCATCCGGCGCACTATCTGAGCGACGGCTCGCCCGTCCTGCGTCGCGGACGGCACCGCTCGGGCAAGCTCGGTCTGGTCGAGGACATCGTCGAGTCGGTACTGGCCGACGGCGAGAAGGTGTTGCTGTTCACGCAGTTCCGCGAGTTCGGTGAGCTCGTCGTCCCCTATCTCGAGGAGCGGTTCGCGACGACGGTGCCCTTCCTGCACGGGGGAGTGTCCAAGAGCCGTCGCGACGCGATGGTCGCCGGCTTCCAGGGAGAGGGCGGCCCGCCGATCATGGTGCTCTCGCTCAAGGCGGGCGGTACCGGACTGAACCTCACCGCCGCCAACCACGTCGTGCATCTCGACCGATGGTGGAATCCGGCGGTGGAGAACCAGGCCACCGACCGCGCGTTCCGGATCGGGCAGCGTCGCGACGTCCAGGTCCGAAAGCTCGTCTGTGTCGGAACGGTGGAGGAGCGTATCGACGAGATGCTCACCGGTAAGCAGGAACTGGCCGAGATCGTGGTCGGGGCGGGGGAGAACTGGATCACCGAGTTGTCCACCGACCAGCTGCAGAGCCTGCTCACGCTCGGCGACGACGCGGTGGGGGACTAG
- a CDS encoding NADP-dependent oxidoreductase, translated as MARAYGFVEYGGPETQQLFDTPVPSPGPGQLLVAVRAAGVNPADWKVRSGRRTGSVTVHFPAVLGREVSGVVEAVGPDTRFRPGDAVFGATAEGYGGYAEYTLVDARAAAHKPDSVPFEVAATLPVASGTAFDIVEHLEIVDADTVLVLGAGGGVGSATTQLAHAAGAAVLGVASAGKRELVESCGGLWIESGDGFDARVAAITERCGAVTAVVDLVGGDVLERAVALTRAPERVVSVADPARAEKLGGSGITRRRTREVFERVAAFVERGVLAPRIERTFPLAEAGAALELVESGHAGGKIVVTLP; from the coding sequence ATGGCACGCGCATACGGCTTCGTGGAGTACGGCGGTCCGGAGACACAGCAGCTGTTCGACACCCCCGTCCCCTCACCCGGTCCGGGGCAGCTCCTCGTGGCGGTCCGGGCCGCGGGCGTGAATCCCGCCGACTGGAAGGTGCGGTCCGGACGGCGCACGGGCAGCGTCACGGTGCACTTCCCGGCGGTGCTCGGCCGGGAGGTCTCGGGTGTGGTGGAGGCCGTCGGTCCGGACACCCGCTTCCGGCCGGGCGATGCCGTCTTCGGAGCCACCGCGGAGGGCTACGGCGGCTACGCCGAGTACACCCTCGTCGACGCGCGGGCTGCCGCGCACAAGCCCGACTCCGTGCCGTTCGAGGTTGCGGCCACCCTCCCGGTCGCGTCCGGAACGGCCTTCGACATCGTCGAGCACCTCGAGATCGTCGATGCGGACACCGTCCTTGTCCTGGGGGCCGGTGGTGGTGTCGGGTCGGCAACGACGCAACTCGCGCACGCCGCGGGTGCCGCCGTGCTCGGCGTGGCGAGCGCGGGCAAACGGGAACTCGTCGAATCGTGCGGCGGACTGTGGATCGAGTCCGGTGACGGATTCGACGCGCGGGTCGCGGCCATCACCGAGCGGTGCGGGGCGGTGACCGCGGTCGTCGACCTCGTGGGTGGCGACGTGCTCGAACGGGCGGTCGCGCTGACGCGGGCGCCGGAACGGGTCGTGAGTGTCGCCGATCCGGCCCGCGCGGAGAAGCTGGGCGGTTCGGGCATCACGCGGCGACGGACCCGGGAGGTGTTCGAGCGGGTCGCGGCGTTCGTCGAGCGGGGTGTCCTCGCGCCGCGCATCGAGCGGACCTTCCCGCTCGCCGAAGCCGGGGCCGCCCTGGAACTCGTCGAGTCCGGGCACGCCGGCGGGAAGATCGTCGTCACGCTCCCCTGA
- a CDS encoding HNH endonuclease family protein, producing MLVAVAVSWLWDRTAPGSGTVPGSPARAEVHALLEQVTVVEERRKVPGYQRGCGAGERCVFGPAWSDDHPGAGGHDGCDTRNNVLARDLSSPTFRAGTDDCVVTSGVLNDPYTGARVEFRRAAANAVHIDHIYPLAAAWDLGASAWPAERRRRFANDIIYNLVAVDGQANLDKRDGTPAQWLPPAPGYRCWFAGRYLTVAVRYALPITVDDHRALLGAAESCP from the coding sequence GTGCTGGTCGCGGTGGCGGTGTCGTGGTTGTGGGACCGCACCGCGCCGGGATCCGGGACGGTGCCGGGCAGCCCCGCCCGAGCCGAGGTGCATGCCCTGCTCGAGCAGGTGACGGTGGTCGAGGAGCGCCGGAAGGTGCCCGGCTATCAGCGGGGCTGCGGCGCGGGCGAGCGATGTGTGTTCGGTCCGGCCTGGTCCGACGACCACCCCGGCGCCGGTGGGCACGACGGGTGCGACACCCGCAACAACGTCCTCGCGCGCGACCTCTCCTCCCCCACCTTCCGGGCCGGCACCGACGACTGCGTCGTGACGAGCGGGGTCCTCAACGATCCGTATACCGGGGCGCGCGTGGAGTTCCGGCGCGCCGCGGCGAACGCCGTGCACATCGATCACATCTATCCACTCGCCGCGGCCTGGGATCTCGGTGCCTCCGCATGGCCTGCCGAACGGCGGCGCCGGTTCGCGAACGACATCATCTACAACCTCGTCGCCGTCGACGGGCAGGCGAACCTCGACAAGCGCGACGGCACGCCGGCGCAGTGGTTGCCCCCGGCTCCGGGTTACCGCTGCTGGTTCGCCGGCCGGTACCTGACCGTGGCGGTGCGTTACGCGTTGCCGATCACGGTCGACGACCACCGTGCCCTGCTGGGCGCGGCGGAGTCGTGCCCGTGA
- a CDS encoding DUF1360 domain-containing protein, with the protein MRTPEAPSTARENAERAVDAVQDEADTYRNGEDRPLGGYAVLMSVYLTTVGTLGAVAARRGRAMPRPDAGDLVVTALASHKISRIVSKAAVTSPVRAPFTKFDGPGGPAEVMEQPRKSSRVRHAVGELLACPFCLDLWTVTALVFGRVYAPNLTRLVAGSFAALTGADFLHLAYAKAQQMAEG; encoded by the coding sequence ATGCGGACACCGGAAGCACCGTCGACAGCGCGAGAGAACGCCGAACGTGCGGTCGATGCGGTCCAGGACGAGGCCGACACCTATCGGAACGGGGAGGATCGCCCCCTCGGCGGATATGCGGTGCTCATGTCCGTCTACCTCACCACCGTCGGCACGCTCGGTGCCGTCGCGGCCAGGCGCGGGCGGGCGATGCCGAGGCCCGATGCCGGGGATCTCGTGGTCACCGCGCTCGCGAGCCACAAGATCTCCCGGATCGTGAGCAAGGCGGCGGTGACCAGCCCGGTGCGGGCACCGTTCACGAAGTTCGACGGCCCCGGTGGTCCGGCCGAGGTGATGGAGCAGCCGCGCAAGTCGTCGCGGGTCCGTCACGCGGTCGGGGAACTGCTTGCGTGCCCCTTCTGCCTCGACCTGTGGACGGTGACGGCGCTGGTCTTCGGCCGTGTCTACGCTCCGAATCTCACACGTCTGGTGGCGGGTTCGTTCGCGGCGCTGACCGGAGCCGACTTCCTGCACCTTGCGTACGCGAAGGCGCAGCAGATGGCCGAGGGCTGA
- a CDS encoding enoyl-CoA hydratase/isomerase family protein: MGDDLGAGGLRFEREGAIGWCIIDRPAARNAFTPAMYYGIKRAVRLVNSDPDLAALVITGVDDVFAPGGDLGGRAEPGDDLPEGLSGVDVVPFLTIRDSRAPVISAVNGICQAGGLLVAMMSDIAVASERATFRVPELLRGIPDATFAAALPAHVGLAAARDLLLSARVFDAHEAQRLGVISRVVPHEQLREAALEAARQVLRTAPIARAQVKRMLNERYGQFDYQTMFGALETSPEPREGMRAFMEKREPDWIPRNLPA; the protein is encoded by the coding sequence ATGGGAGACGATCTGGGCGCAGGCGGACTGAGATTCGAACGGGAAGGCGCGATCGGCTGGTGCATCATCGATCGGCCCGCAGCACGCAACGCATTCACCCCGGCGATGTACTACGGGATCAAACGTGCGGTGCGACTGGTCAATTCCGATCCCGACCTCGCTGCCCTCGTCATCACCGGTGTCGACGACGTCTTCGCGCCCGGCGGTGACCTCGGCGGTCGCGCCGAACCCGGCGACGATCTGCCCGAGGGCCTCTCGGGAGTGGACGTCGTCCCGTTCCTGACCATCCGCGACAGTCGCGCCCCCGTCATCTCCGCCGTCAACGGCATCTGCCAGGCCGGGGGACTGCTGGTCGCGATGATGTCCGACATCGCCGTCGCCAGCGAACGCGCGACCTTCCGTGTCCCCGAACTCCTCCGGGGCATCCCCGACGCGACCTTCGCCGCAGCACTACCCGCGCACGTCGGTCTCGCCGCCGCCCGCGACCTGCTGTTGTCGGCGCGGGTCTTCGACGCCCACGAGGCGCAGCGCCTGGGAGTCATCTCCCGCGTCGTCCCGCACGAGCAACTGCGCGAGGCCGCCCTCGAAGCCGCGCGGCAGGTCCTGCGGACCGCGCCGATCGCGCGTGCCCAGGTCAAGCGCATGCTCAACGAGCGCTACGGGCAGTTCGACTACCAGACGATGTTCGGGGCACTCGAGACCTCGCCCGAACCCCGCGAGGGGATGCGGGCCTTCATGGAGAAGCGCGAGCCCGACTGGATCCCGCGCAACCTTCCCGCCTGA